A portion of the Chondrinema litorale genome contains these proteins:
- a CDS encoding peptidylprolyl isomerase codes for MRFILTCCLIAFFYLHASAQTDNKDKTILQIDSFKVPVEDFLYLYNKNYQDDENAYTNQSLREYFDLFLNFKLKVFEAKKQSYHLNNTFIKEFETYRKQLAAPYLTDTNVTEQLVQEAYDRLQQEIKAAHILIRVDQYASPEDTLAAYNNTLDLRKQVLDGADFNELAKEFSEDPSAKQNGGDLGYFTALQMVYPFENAAYKTPIGEISMPVRTRFGYHIVMVKDKRPARGEVTVAHIMIRNKAEASEAFEKASEIYSKLKAGEDWDVLCRQFSEDPATKEKGGALRPFTSGMMVEPFADAAFALKNPGDISEPVQTPYGWHIIKLISKKKPGSFEEMQAEIKKKIEKDIRNEVPKNNFIDKLKEENNFKDFPKTKAKVFASIDKSLLSGNWKYDSTSTLLNQSLFQLNDKDDVTTADFFKYIISKQRQQNSLNLDSYLNLLYQDFTEAKIVELEEKNLANKYPEFRNLEKEYYEGLLLFAIMEKEVWNKAVEDTTGLRTYFEQNRSNYLWDERIETVVLDAASEEALKAASAEYETGLFNVDVPTKDIALKFGEIHWGDSITKEVDKILKRLKQDTSLLVKLECGYVKKEKSEMASVRLEKLKVFLTAKGLDSARIISATTAKQKLKQETGLGGHMLISFYSTDPEKLEAKFNKENPLQLQIEKHTYEKGKDNIPENIKWEKGTYTYQEDNRFYKVYVNNIIPKSPKKLDENRGQVISDYQNFLEKQWLDSLKAKYTIEVNNTLLDKLAEKKN; via the coding sequence ATGAGATTTATACTCACTTGTTGCCTTATTGCATTTTTTTATCTACATGCTTCCGCTCAAACAGACAATAAGGATAAGACTATTCTCCAAATTGATTCATTTAAAGTTCCTGTTGAAGATTTTCTTTATTTATATAATAAGAATTATCAGGATGACGAAAATGCCTATACCAATCAAAGTTTAAGAGAGTATTTCGACCTTTTTCTAAATTTTAAGTTGAAAGTTTTTGAGGCAAAAAAGCAAAGCTATCATCTTAATAACACATTTATAAAAGAATTCGAAACGTATAGGAAACAACTGGCAGCTCCATATCTTACTGATACTAATGTAACTGAGCAATTAGTACAAGAGGCTTACGATAGGTTACAGCAAGAAATAAAAGCAGCTCACATTCTTATAAGAGTAGATCAGTATGCATCTCCAGAAGATACATTAGCGGCCTATAACAACACACTGGATTTAAGAAAGCAAGTATTAGATGGTGCCGATTTTAATGAATTGGCGAAAGAATTTTCCGAAGACCCATCGGCAAAACAGAATGGAGGAGACTTAGGCTATTTTACAGCTTTGCAAATGGTTTATCCTTTTGAAAATGCAGCTTATAAAACACCTATTGGCGAAATATCTATGCCAGTAAGAACTCGTTTCGGTTATCATATAGTAATGGTAAAAGATAAGCGACCTGCAAGAGGAGAAGTTACAGTTGCTCATATTATGATCCGAAATAAAGCTGAAGCTTCAGAAGCTTTTGAAAAGGCATCAGAAATTTATAGCAAACTAAAAGCTGGCGAAGACTGGGATGTTTTATGTCGTCAGTTTTCTGAAGATCCTGCAACAAAAGAGAAAGGTGGAGCTTTGAGGCCGTTTACTTCTGGTATGATGGTCGAACCTTTTGCAGATGCGGCTTTTGCACTAAAAAATCCCGGCGATATTTCAGAACCAGTTCAAACTCCTTACGGTTGGCACATTATTAAACTAATTAGTAAGAAAAAACCGGGAAGTTTTGAAGAAATGCAGGCTGAAATTAAAAAGAAGATTGAAAAAGATATTAGAAATGAAGTTCCTAAAAATAATTTTATTGATAAGCTAAAAGAAGAAAATAACTTTAAAGATTTCCCAAAAACCAAAGCAAAGGTTTTTGCTTCTATAGATAAAAGCTTGCTCTCAGGAAACTGGAAATACGATTCGACAAGCACCTTGCTCAATCAATCACTTTTTCAGCTAAATGATAAAGATGATGTTACCACAGCAGATTTCTTTAAATACATTATTAGCAAGCAGAGACAGCAAAATAGCTTAAACCTAGATAGTTATTTAAACCTTTTATATCAAGATTTTACAGAAGCAAAAATTGTTGAACTCGAAGAGAAAAATCTGGCTAATAAATACCCTGAGTTCAGAAATTTAGAAAAAGAGTATTACGAAGGTTTGCTACTTTTTGCTATAATGGAAAAAGAAGTTTGGAATAAAGCGGTAGAAGATACTACTGGTTTAAGAACTTATTTTGAGCAAAACAGAAGCAATTATTTGTGGGACGAAAGAATTGAGACAGTTGTACTCGATGCTGCCAGCGAAGAGGCTTTAAAAGCTGCTTCAGCAGAGTATGAAACTGGTCTTTTTAATGTAGATGTTCCTACTAAAGATATCGCTTTAAAGTTTGGCGAAATCCACTGGGGAGATAGTATAACAAAAGAAGTTGATAAAATACTAAAGCGGCTCAAGCAAGACACTTCATTATTAGTGAAGCTAGAATGTGGATATGTTAAAAAGGAAAAGTCTGAGATGGCTTCGGTGAGATTAGAGAAACTAAAAGTATTTTTAACAGCTAAGGGGTTAGACTCTGCCAGAATTATAAGTGCAACTACTGCTAAACAGAAACTCAAGCAAGAGACTGGTCTTGGTGGTCATATGTTAATCAGTTTTTACTCAACCGACCCAGAGAAGCTAGAGGCTAAATTCAATAAAGAAAATCCGCTTCAACTACAAATAGAAAAGCATACTTACGAAAAAGGTAAAGACAATATTCCCGAAAATATCAAATGGGAAAAAGGTACTTATACCTATCAGGAAGACAACCGATTCTATAAAGTTTATGTGAATAATATCATTCCGAAGAGCCCCAAGAAATTAGATGAAAATCGCGGTCAGGTAATCTCCGATTATCAGAATTTTCTAGAAAAGCAATGGTTAGATAGCCTTAAAGCAAAGTATACAATTGAGGTAAATAATACACTGTTAGATAAACTTGCTGAAAAGAAAAATTAA
- a CDS encoding response regulator transcription factor has translation MAKNKHKVLVVDDEPDIVEILKYNLEKEGFEVKTAPEGKKGLEIARKFYPELILLDIMMPVMDGVETCRQLREIPELSGSFIIFLTARAEEYSEVAAFDVGADDYITKPIKPRALMSRINAHFRRENKKSNKDTEVIKIGKFTIDKSSYTLLIENEQVTLPKKEFELLYFLAETPNKVYGRDELLANIWGSDVYVLARTVDVHIRRVREKIGSEFIKTVKGVGYKFEWQE, from the coding sequence ATGGCAAAAAACAAACATAAAGTTTTGGTGGTTGACGACGAGCCGGATATAGTTGAGATTCTAAAATACAACTTAGAAAAAGAAGGTTTTGAAGTTAAAACTGCCCCTGAAGGTAAGAAAGGGCTTGAAATTGCCAGAAAATTCTATCCTGAATTAATTCTACTGGATATTATGATGCCAGTAATGGATGGAGTAGAAACTTGCAGACAGCTTCGAGAAATTCCTGAACTTAGCGGCTCATTTATAATATTTCTTACTGCTAGAGCAGAAGAGTATTCAGAAGTAGCGGCATTTGATGTTGGAGCAGATGATTACATCACTAAACCAATAAAGCCACGAGCTTTAATGAGTAGAATTAATGCTCATTTTAGAAGGGAAAACAAAAAATCGAATAAAGACACTGAGGTTATTAAGATCGGCAAATTCACAATCGATAAGTCTAGTTATACTTTACTTATTGAGAACGAGCAGGTTACTTTACCTAAAAAAGAATTTGAACTCTTGTACTTTTTAGCAGAGACTCCAAATAAAGTTTATGGAAGAGATGAGCTATTGGCGAATATTTGGGGATCAGATGTTTATGTACTTGCTAGAACTGTAGATGTTCATATCAGAAGAGTAAGAGAGAAAATAGGAAGTGAGTTTATTAAAACAGTAAAAGGTGTTGGGTATAAATTTGAGTGGCAGGAATAA
- a CDS encoding sensor histidine kinase, with protein sequence MLINAKAVSFLLGICVAVITFMFLSLLNTVSGTVLFVAAAISFSSTFILSYVVLEFLVFKEIQKVYSSLDKVTKKELRDYNKDKEDETINPIKKINQQIAAYITKKEKEIDDLKQIEAYRKEFIADVSHELKTPIFAAQGYVLTLLDGAMDDEKVRHRFLKKAAKSLNGLDALVQDLLTLSQIESGVISMHYEVFDLQSLVMDVFEQLERKAEKKMIQLRLEKTFDEGVYVNADYNRVTQVLINLISNAVKYGNFNGWVAVALTETKKKIKVEIKDNGPGIPKEHIDRIFERFYRVDKSRSKKQGGTGLGLAIAKHIIEGHNSKITIKSEINEGTVFTFSLEAAN encoded by the coding sequence ATGTTGATTAATGCCAAGGCAGTTTCATTTCTTCTGGGAATTTGTGTAGCTGTAATAACTTTTATGTTTCTTTCTCTGCTTAATACAGTCTCTGGTACTGTATTATTTGTTGCAGCAGCCATCTCATTTTCTTCAACTTTTATTTTATCTTATGTTGTTCTGGAGTTTCTTGTTTTCAAAGAGATTCAAAAGGTCTATTCTAGTTTAGATAAGGTTACCAAAAAAGAACTAAGAGACTATAACAAAGACAAAGAAGATGAAACAATTAATCCGATAAAAAAGATTAATCAACAAATAGCTGCTTATATAACCAAAAAGGAAAAAGAAATTGATGATTTAAAGCAAATTGAAGCTTACAGGAAAGAGTTTATTGCCGATGTATCTCATGAGCTTAAAACACCAATATTTGCAGCACAGGGCTATGTTTTAACCCTTTTAGATGGAGCGATGGACGACGAAAAAGTAAGACATCGTTTTTTGAAAAAAGCAGCTAAAAGCTTAAATGGATTAGATGCTTTGGTGCAAGATTTACTTACACTTTCGCAAATAGAGTCTGGTGTAATTAGTATGCATTACGAAGTGTTTGACCTACAATCGCTGGTAATGGATGTGTTTGAGCAGTTGGAGCGAAAAGCTGAGAAAAAGATGATTCAATTAAGGCTAGAGAAAACTTTTGATGAAGGCGTATATGTAAATGCTGATTATAATAGAGTTACTCAAGTGCTTATCAATCTAATTAGTAATGCTGTAAAATATGGCAATTTTAACGGTTGGGTTGCTGTGGCTTTAACTGAAACCAAAAAGAAGATTAAAGTTGAGATAAAAGACAACGGTCCGGGAATTCCTAAAGAACACATCGATCGTATCTTCGAAAGGTTTTATCGAGTAGATAAAAGTAGGTCTAAAAAACAAGGTGGTACTGGACTCGGCTTAGCTATTGCCAAGCACATTATTGAAGGGCACAACTCTAAAATTACAATCAAAAGTGAGATCAACGAAGGTACAGTATTCACATTTAGCTTAGAAGCAGCCAACTGA
- a CDS encoding AAA family ATPase: MILMEMNKVIVGQKHLTERLLIGLLANGHVLLEGVPGLAKTLAINTLAKTINAKFSRLQFTPDLLPADLLGTMIYSIKNEEFIIRKGPIFANFILADEINRAPAKVQSALLEVMQERQATIGDTTYPMEEPFLVMATQNPIEQEGTYPLPEAQVDRFMLKVVIDYPKKEEERLIIRQNISKSFPKPSTILEAEQIVKAREVVKEVYIDEKIEKYIVDIVFATRYPEDAGLDKLKNLIGFGASPRASISLALAARAYAFIKRRGYVIPEDVRAVCHDVLRHRIGLTYEAEAENVKSDDIIRDILNAVEVP, translated from the coding sequence ATGATCCTGATGGAGATGAACAAAGTAATTGTTGGTCAAAAACATCTCACAGAAAGATTACTTATTGGTTTATTAGCAAACGGGCATGTATTGTTAGAAGGTGTTCCGGGTTTAGCAAAAACACTTGCTATTAACACATTGGCAAAAACTATAAATGCCAAATTTAGTAGGTTACAGTTTACGCCCGATCTTCTACCTGCCGATTTACTAGGTACAATGATCTACAGCATCAAAAACGAAGAGTTTATCATTCGTAAAGGGCCAATCTTCGCCAACTTTATTTTGGCAGATGAGATTAACCGTGCTCCAGCAAAAGTGCAAAGTGCTTTGCTTGAGGTGATGCAAGAGAGACAGGCTACTATCGGAGATACAACCTATCCAATGGAGGAGCCATTCTTGGTAATGGCAACCCAAAACCCAATTGAGCAAGAAGGTACTTATCCGCTTCCAGAAGCTCAGGTCGACCGTTTTATGTTAAAAGTGGTAATTGATTATCCTAAGAAAGAAGAAGAGAGGTTAATTATCAGACAGAATATTTCTAAATCTTTCCCTAAGCCATCTACTATTCTTGAGGCTGAGCAAATTGTAAAAGCTCGCGAAGTGGTAAAAGAAGTTTACATCGACGAGAAGATAGAAAAGTACATAGTCGATATAGTTTTTGCTACTAGATACCCAGAAGATGCTGGCCTCGATAAACTTAAAAACCTTATTGGTTTTGGAGCTTCACCTAGGGCAAGTATCAGTTTGGCACTGGCTGCAAGAGCTTATGCTTTTATTAAGAGAAGAGGGTATGTGATTCCAGAAGATGTAAGAGCTGTTTGCCATGATGTATTGCGCCACCGTATCGGTTTAACTTACGAGGCAGAGGCAGAGAATGTAAAAAGTGACGATATCATTAGAGATATTCTAAATGCAGTTGAGGTTCCTTAA
- a CDS encoding DUF58 domain-containing protein has product METSELLKKVRKIEIKTKGLSRNIFAGEYHSAFKGRGMAFSEVREYQPGDDVRTIDWKVTARLNHPYIKIFEEERELTIMLLIDVSGSKEFGTRHQLKQDLVTEVSAVLAFSAIQNNDKIGVIFFSDQIEKFIPPKKGKSHVLRIIRELIDFEPEHKTTDIAGALQYFANVIKKRATAFMISDFMDQGFDQAWRAAKNKHDLIALKVFDIRETELPDVGFLKVKDAETGNEVWVDTSSKKVRNAYKENWLRSEAYVEDLFKKSGTDYAKLRTDLSYVNPLMNLFKKREAGY; this is encoded by the coding sequence ATGGAAACTTCAGAATTATTAAAAAAAGTAAGAAAAATAGAGATTAAGACGAAAGGTCTTAGCAGAAACATTTTCGCAGGAGAGTACCACAGTGCTTTTAAAGGTAGAGGTATGGCTTTTAGTGAAGTAAGGGAATACCAACCTGGCGACGATGTAAGAACAATTGACTGGAAAGTTACAGCTCGTCTCAATCATCCTTATATCAAAATTTTTGAGGAGGAGAGAGAGCTCACAATTATGTTATTGATTGATGTAAGTGGTTCTAAAGAGTTCGGAACCAGACATCAGTTAAAGCAAGATTTGGTAACCGAAGTTTCTGCTGTTTTGGCTTTTTCAGCTATTCAAAACAACGATAAAATCGGGGTGATTTTTTTTAGTGATCAAATAGAAAAATTTATTCCTCCTAAAAAAGGTAAATCTCATGTGCTTAGAATCATTAGAGAACTAATCGATTTTGAACCTGAGCATAAAACCACAGATATTGCTGGAGCTTTGCAGTATTTCGCGAATGTGATAAAAAAGAGAGCTACTGCATTTATGATTTCCGATTTTATGGATCAGGGTTTTGATCAAGCTTGGAGAGCTGCCAAAAACAAGCATGACCTTATCGCACTCAAAGTATTCGATATACGCGAGACAGAATTGCCAGATGTAGGATTTCTTAAAGTGAAAGATGCAGAAACTGGTAATGAGGTTTGGGTAGATACTTCGAGCAAAAAAGTGAGAAATGCTTACAAAGAAAACTGGTTGCGTAGTGAAGCGTACGTAGAAGATTTATTTAAAAAGAGTGGTACCGATTACGCAAAGCTTCGTACAGACCTATCTTATGTAAATCCATTGATGAATCTATTTAAGAAACGAGAAGCTGGCTATTAG
- a CDS encoding vWA domain-containing protein — MTTNWNDITFDQPGYFYLLLLLLPAFIWYVMYRKKSHATLQVSTTGILAITGKSYKHYLRHLPPVLRALIFVLLVTVLARPQSLDSWENTSVEGIDIIITTDISGSMLAKDFDPDRLEASKEVAKEFIKNRPNDRIGLVVFSGESFTQCPLTTDHSVLINLFGDIKSGMIKDGTAIGMGLASAVNRLKESDAKSKVIILLTDGVNNSGSIAPLTAAEIAEKFNIRVYTIGVGSQGTAPFPVQSPYGGIQYVDQEVEIDEEILQQIAEMTKGEYFRATDNESLVEVYKKIDQLEKSKIDVTEFSKKKEEFLPFAILAVFLLLIEILFRNTILRTVP; from the coding sequence ATGACAACAAACTGGAATGATATAACTTTTGATCAGCCGGGATACTTTTATCTCCTGTTATTGCTGTTGCCTGCTTTTATCTGGTATGTGATGTACAGAAAAAAATCTCATGCTACACTACAGGTTTCAACAACAGGGATACTAGCTATTACTGGTAAATCATACAAACACTATTTAAGGCACTTGCCACCGGTTCTAAGAGCTTTAATCTTTGTTTTGCTGGTAACAGTGCTTGCAAGGCCTCAGTCGCTAGATAGTTGGGAAAATACCAGTGTAGAAGGTATTGATATCATCATCACTACAGATATTTCTGGCAGTATGCTAGCAAAAGATTTTGACCCAGACAGATTGGAGGCGTCAAAAGAGGTAGCAAAGGAATTTATAAAGAACAGACCGAATGATAGGATTGGTTTAGTGGTTTTTAGTGGCGAGAGTTTTACGCAATGTCCATTAACTACAGATCACAGTGTGTTAATCAATCTCTTTGGAGATATTAAAAGTGGAATGATAAAAGATGGTACTGCCATCGGAATGGGTTTGGCAAGTGCGGTAAACAGGTTGAAAGAAAGCGATGCTAAAAGTAAGGTGATTATTTTATTGACAGACGGAGTAAATAACTCTGGTTCAATTGCACCACTAACAGCAGCAGAAATTGCAGAGAAGTTTAATATAAGGGTTTATACCATTGGTGTAGGTTCACAGGGAACAGCACCATTTCCGGTTCAATCTCCATATGGTGGAATACAATATGTAGATCAGGAAGTTGAGATTGACGAAGAGATACTTCAGCAAATCGCCGAAATGACGAAAGGAGAATATTTTAGAGCAACTGATAATGAGAGTTTGGTAGAAGTGTACAAGAAGATAGATCAGTTAGAGAAGTCTAAAATAGATGTAACAGAGTTTAGTAAGAAAAAAGAAGAGTTTCTGCCCTTTGCGATATTGGCAGTGTTTTTACTGCTAATCGAGATTTTATTTAGAAATACCATACTGAGGACAGTACCTTAA